A genomic region of Synechococcus sp. NOUM97013 contains the following coding sequences:
- a CDS encoding glycoside hydrolase family 13 protein: MQAVTAYSDPPDWVGEAVIYQIFPDRFRRSGRVKEQRNLHLKPWGSDPSEQGFQGGDLYGVIDALDHIQTMGVNCLYLTPIFSSASNHRYHAYDYFQVDPLLGGNASLDALITAVHARGMRLVLDGVFNHCGRGFWAFHHVVENGQASPYRDWFHIKEWPINPYPRDGENCGYDCWWSIADLPKFNHSNPAVREHLLAVARHWLEKGIDGWRLDVPDEVPQDFWVEFRRVVRAVNSDAWIVGEIWGDAHSWLQGQHFDGVMNYRIGWSTLGWTGNNALKEGYQNLEYPLQARSTEELLNIWSSTTSSYRPEVNRAQMNLLDSHDVPRALHSLNGDLRAMKLALLLLFLQPGAPCLYYGTETGLAGGPDSERSSGPEPACREAFPWEQPWDADLRAYLKELADLRRTDPDLRQGNLRWKAVGTDGLVAEAESLEVWINRSRIHPLELPEAQTTARTLWSCDEDNVSACLSPQSAVMLAKPS; this comes from the coding sequence TTGCAAGCAGTGACGGCCTACAGCGATCCGCCGGATTGGGTGGGAGAAGCTGTGATCTATCAGATCTTCCCCGATCGCTTCCGCCGCAGCGGACGCGTCAAAGAACAACGCAATCTGCATCTCAAGCCTTGGGGAAGTGACCCGTCCGAACAAGGATTCCAAGGAGGCGATCTGTATGGCGTGATCGATGCACTGGATCACATCCAGACCATGGGAGTGAACTGCCTCTACCTGACACCCATCTTCAGTTCAGCAAGCAATCATCGCTACCACGCCTATGACTACTTCCAAGTGGATCCACTCTTGGGTGGCAATGCCTCCCTCGACGCGCTGATCACTGCGGTGCATGCAAGAGGGATGCGCCTTGTGCTTGATGGCGTGTTCAATCACTGCGGACGTGGCTTCTGGGCCTTCCATCACGTTGTCGAAAACGGACAGGCCTCGCCCTATAGAGATTGGTTTCACATCAAAGAGTGGCCCATCAACCCTTATCCGCGAGACGGGGAGAACTGTGGATACGACTGCTGGTGGTCCATCGCAGACCTGCCGAAGTTCAATCACAGCAACCCAGCCGTTCGGGAGCACCTTCTCGCCGTCGCTCGCCATTGGCTGGAGAAAGGAATAGATGGGTGGCGCCTGGACGTCCCCGATGAAGTCCCCCAGGACTTCTGGGTCGAGTTCCGACGTGTCGTACGCGCCGTGAACTCTGATGCGTGGATCGTCGGAGAAATCTGGGGCGATGCCCATTCATGGCTGCAAGGGCAGCACTTCGATGGAGTGATGAACTACCGCATCGGCTGGAGCACCCTGGGTTGGACGGGAAACAACGCCTTAAAAGAGGGCTACCAAAATCTGGAGTATCCCCTTCAAGCCCGCAGCACCGAGGAATTGCTCAACATCTGGAGCAGCACAACAAGTTCCTACAGACCAGAAGTCAACCGCGCCCAGATGAATCTTCTGGATAGTCACGATGTGCCAAGAGCCTTGCACAGTCTCAATGGTGATCTGAGAGCGATGAAGCTGGCGCTGTTGTTGCTGTTCCTCCAGCCCGGAGCTCCTTGCCTCTACTACGGCACAGAAACAGGTCTCGCTGGCGGTCCAGATTCAGAACGTTCCAGCGGGCCAGAACCAGCCTGCAGAGAAGCGTTTCCATGGGAACAACCCTGGGATGCCGATCTCAGGGCCTACCTCAAGGAATTAGCCGACCTCAGACGCACTGATCCAGACTTACGTCAGGGAAACCTGCGCTGGAAAGCCGTTGGAACCGATGGGTTGGTTGCCGAGGCTGAAAGTCTGGAGGTGTGGATCAATCGAAGTCGGATTCATCCATTGGAGTTACCCGAAGCCCAAACCACTGCCAGAACTCTGTGGAGCTGTGATGAAGACAACGTGTCGGCTTGTCTGTCACCACAATCAGCAGTCATGCTTGCAAAACCGTCTTAG